A window of the Pelagicoccus enzymogenes genome harbors these coding sequences:
- a CDS encoding MFS transporter, producing the protein MKPENPETPSANAPASSSDAQTPANEGEYRTSLKEKLSYAIGTIPFMLGSSGVMQIANPLYNLTLGLSPSFVGTVMAIVRLWDGFTDPLMGSLSDNTRTRWGRRRPFIALGAILCAITFPVMWLVPVDWGQTATFIYFLVTCLMFFTAFTVYGVPYLTLGYELSSDTNERLRIQTYRAMCTKIINFIAPWIFVIAQLDFFESTISGFRAVGLIIGGLFILLAIPAVFNTRERFEKRAAKQQKVKLVKAVKLTLVNRPFRCLVSIVVGMLIGTSMVNILGIYVNSYYVFPGDTEQGAKYHALAMTLYGVAGLVAVPIVSKIANRVGKLKVLQWCLFIGIIASASKFFSYTPHAPWLQFVTMLALSPAFSGFWVLIDPMKADTADYDELSTGMRREGMYAAVANWIEKVALTGTLLVSNSMLDITGFDVSKGADQGDGAILSIRLCYSLIPAALLTVAYIIARKYPLTDDGVIKLKSDLEDRRGKVV; encoded by the coding sequence ATGAAGCCAGAAAACCCCGAGACACCCAGCGCCAACGCACCCGCGTCCTCAAGCGACGCCCAAACGCCCGCCAACGAGGGCGAGTACCGCACCTCCCTCAAGGAAAAGCTCTCCTACGCCATCGGGACCATCCCCTTCATGCTCGGCTCCAGCGGGGTCATGCAAATCGCCAACCCGCTCTACAACCTAACCCTCGGTCTCAGCCCCTCCTTCGTCGGAACCGTCATGGCCATCGTACGCCTATGGGACGGCTTCACCGACCCCCTCATGGGCTCCCTCAGCGACAACACCCGCACCCGCTGGGGACGCCGCCGCCCCTTCATCGCCCTCGGAGCCATCCTCTGCGCCATCACCTTTCCCGTGATGTGGCTCGTACCCGTCGACTGGGGACAAACCGCCACCTTCATCTACTTCCTCGTCACCTGCCTGATGTTCTTCACCGCGTTCACGGTCTACGGCGTACCGTACTTGACGCTCGGATACGAACTCAGCTCCGACACCAACGAGCGCCTGCGGATCCAAACCTACCGGGCCATGTGTACGAAGATCATAAACTTCATCGCCCCCTGGATCTTCGTCATCGCCCAACTCGACTTCTTCGAAAGCACCATCTCCGGCTTCCGCGCTGTAGGCCTCATCATCGGCGGACTCTTCATCCTACTCGCCATCCCCGCCGTGTTCAACACTCGCGAACGCTTCGAGAAACGAGCCGCCAAACAGCAAAAGGTAAAGCTCGTCAAAGCAGTCAAACTTACGCTCGTCAACCGCCCTTTCCGCTGCCTCGTCTCCATCGTGGTCGGCATGCTCATAGGCACCAGCATGGTCAACATTCTGGGCATCTACGTGAACAGCTACTACGTCTTCCCCGGAGACACCGAACAGGGCGCCAAGTACCACGCCCTCGCCATGACCCTCTACGGCGTGGCCGGCCTCGTCGCCGTTCCCATCGTCAGCAAGATCGCCAACCGCGTGGGCAAGCTCAAGGTCCTGCAATGGTGCCTCTTCATCGGTATCATCGCCTCCGCCTCCAAGTTCTTCAGCTACACGCCCCACGCCCCTTGGCTGCAATTCGTGACCATGCTGGCCCTCTCGCCCGCATTCTCCGGCTTCTGGGTCCTGATCGATCCCATGAAGGCCGACACCGCCGACTACGACGAGCTCAGCACCGGCATGCGCCGCGAAGGCATGTACGCAGCCGTGGCCAACTGGATCGAAAAGGTCGCCCTCACCGGCACCCTGCTCGTCTCCAACTCCATGCTCGATATCACCGGTTTCGACGTCTCCAAAGGCGCCGACCAAGGCGACGGAGCCATCCTCTCCATCCGCCTCTGCTACTCGCTCATTCCCGCCGCCCTGCTCACAGTCGCCTACATCATTGCCCGCAAGTATCCACTTACCGACGACGGCGTCATAAAGCTCAAGAGCGACCTGGAAGACCGCCGCGGCAAAGTCGTCTAA
- a CDS encoding glycoside hydrolase family 57, producing the protein MKKRKILFLPHGNLQYSQLDPEKRGWVAQQSYEPLFDLVASDDRYRIGFEASGKTLEIMAEQYPKSLDKLKALVKEGRIEGVASPHTHIMLSNIDPEIGFHSLLDGLDSWERYVGVRPETGWNPECSWAEYLPSIYREAGFKNLIGDADSLFLSFDEIREATGLSYDVRSHSNKNKLFRIEDYIKDKPDFLRLLTNPTELSNGLRLIFRSDMMANPMLWYLMGATEGNRETPVQLEEIRESLERWSQRVEETGSFIMPYAEDAEYIGTSAYFYVKQFNEARFFEPMPESVDRFKELLDVSLDLGYELGTPAEVIESSQEIIKSDQVYKVDNGIAWHGGTAKAWANTVYSRIMDPVCRDIHDGLRRVSQRLGTDFGTMRDDLQEARRLLTNAWVSDSRWPPLPTTPGRFNVKESIADLKEANTVLENVIVTVGLVELKSLYSPELIRTQIASIEEELMAMEYFEESVVSVKA; encoded by the coding sequence ATGAAAAAACGTAAGATCCTCTTTTTGCCTCACGGCAACTTGCAATATTCCCAGCTCGACCCCGAGAAGCGTGGTTGGGTCGCTCAGCAGTCGTACGAACCGCTGTTCGATCTCGTGGCATCCGACGACCGCTATCGGATAGGATTCGAGGCGAGCGGAAAGACGCTCGAGATCATGGCCGAACAGTATCCAAAGTCTCTCGACAAGCTGAAGGCCCTTGTAAAAGAAGGCCGTATCGAGGGTGTCGCTTCGCCGCACACCCATATCATGCTGTCCAATATCGATCCGGAGATCGGTTTCCATAGCTTGCTCGATGGCCTGGATTCCTGGGAGCGCTATGTGGGAGTGCGTCCGGAAACGGGTTGGAATCCCGAGTGCAGTTGGGCGGAGTACCTGCCGTCGATCTACCGCGAGGCGGGGTTCAAGAATTTGATTGGCGACGCGGACAGCCTTTTCTTGTCCTTCGACGAGATCCGCGAGGCGACGGGCCTGAGCTACGACGTGCGCAGCCACAGCAACAAGAACAAGCTCTTCCGCATCGAAGACTACATCAAGGACAAGCCAGACTTCCTGCGACTGTTGACGAACCCCACGGAGCTTTCCAATGGACTGCGCTTGATCTTCCGTTCCGACATGATGGCGAATCCAATGCTTTGGTACCTGATGGGAGCGACGGAAGGCAATCGCGAGACGCCAGTTCAGCTAGAGGAAATTCGCGAAAGCCTCGAGCGTTGGTCCCAACGTGTCGAAGAGACCGGCAGCTTTATCATGCCCTACGCGGAGGATGCTGAATACATCGGCACCAGCGCTTACTTTTACGTCAAGCAGTTCAATGAAGCCCGCTTCTTCGAGCCGATGCCCGAGAGCGTGGACCGATTCAAGGAGCTTCTCGATGTGTCACTGGACCTTGGATACGAGCTGGGAACACCCGCGGAGGTCATCGAGTCCAGTCAAGAGATCATCAAGTCTGACCAAGTGTACAAGGTCGACAACGGGATCGCCTGGCACGGGGGAACTGCCAAGGCTTGGGCCAATACGGTTTATTCCCGAATCATGGATCCGGTTTGCCGCGACATCCATGACGGCTTGCGCCGCGTGAGCCAGCGCTTGGGCACGGACTTCGGCACCATGCGTGACGACTTGCAAGAGGCTCGCCGTTTGCTGACGAACGCGTGGGTTTCCGATAGCCGCTGGCCGCCGCTTCCGACAACCCCTGGCCGCTTTAACGTGAAGGAGTCGATCGCCGATCTCAAGGAGGCGAACACGGTTCTCGAGAATGTTATCGTAACGGTTGGTCTCGTGGAGCTGAAATCGCTTTATAGCCCGGAACTGATTCGTACGCAGATCGCAAGTATCGAGGAAGAGCTGATGGCGATGGAATACTTCGAGGAAAGCGTGGTGTCGGTTAAGGCCTAG